The following DNA comes from Ktedonobacterales bacterium.
CGGCGCGCCCCGGCGCGTTGCAAATGCTCCAGCAGGTCGTCACCCACACCCACGTATAATCCCCGCCGTTCCATCAAGCCTGCTATGGCGCGCTCGATGAGGTAATAGGATTCGCTCGACGAAACCGGCGGGCGCTCCATGTCTACCAGTTCGATGTGGCCCCCAGGTCGCAGCACCCGCATCATCTCGGAGGCCACATGCGGCCATTGCGCTTTGGGGATGAACGGGGACATCAGCCGACCATGCACGAAATCGAAGGCTCCATCCTCGAACGGGAAGGGCTTGAGCGCGTCGGCCATCTGAAAGCTAAAGTTGGTGGGGAACTGGCCGCCCGGCCCCAGGACTTCCAGCGACCGCTCCAGGGGGGTGCGGTCAATGTCAAAGCCAATCACGCGAGCGTTGGGGAACTCCAGGGCCATCTCGCGCGCCCAGATGCCGGTGCCGGTTGCCACGTCGAGGATGGCACGGGTTTGGCGGATGGGGGCGCGGTAGAGGCCACCAGCGGCAATCTTGAGCAGGTAGTGCTGAAGGTCCAGCCGGTCTCCTTCGGCCTG
Coding sequences within:
- a CDS encoding class I SAM-dependent methyltransferase: MRLLFWRRPPAHPLPARRWTWLGGRRILTNTPYVLPKDQAEGDRLDLQHYLLKIAAGGLYRAPIRQTRAILDVATGTGIWAREMALEFPNARVIGFDIDRTPLERSLEVLGPGGQFPTNFSFQMADALKPFPFEDGAFDFVHGRLMSPFIPKAQWPHVASEMMRVLRPGGHIELVDMERPPVSSSESYYLIERAIAGLMERRGLYVGVGDDLLEHLQRAGARRVQQRKFLLGSGRQREREQRLLATDILSIQANMKVILVRSGAFSEEQFDAVYQRTKAELMQVGIVMPIVFCFGMKP